A genomic window from Fibrobacterota bacterium includes:
- a CDS encoding DUF3806 domain-containing protein, with protein sequence MIAKLMSLLGWKKKPDLKTVFLGGGHYVVQVPSHWQSEEDPDDGSVTLCVQGCDEIYLRFDVLGFAPKDDSVAPATGYGIIAESGKPNLEVREDRAISMEESIAEQDGESWVCQNWAVGFEAPCLVLLSVMILERARDRAPVKEVLAFLPDLLDSIFPAQEERAVETLHGQVEYTSTQVESFPQENRPLQGAERQWIREQEEAGRKVASRYAPVFENTTITTDLLDEVFAAWSSDPSPERPDADRVAEGLGVLFGQNLASSLGMEWVKVEDAQGSDFGVRLVGYELISFPIAAVHKRIASGEVGFFTNVHEVIRSMIDNKEEYKQG encoded by the coding sequence ATGATCGCCAAGCTCATGTCCCTTCTGGGATGGAAGAAGAAACCCGACCTCAAGACCGTTTTTCTGGGCGGCGGCCACTACGTGGTCCAGGTCCCTTCCCACTGGCAGAGTGAGGAAGATCCGGACGACGGATCTGTGACCCTCTGCGTCCAAGGTTGCGACGAGATTTACTTGCGGTTCGACGTTCTCGGCTTCGCTCCCAAGGACGACTCGGTCGCACCGGCCACCGGCTACGGCATCATTGCCGAATCCGGCAAGCCGAACCTGGAAGTGCGTGAAGACCGGGCGATCTCGATGGAAGAATCGATCGCAGAGCAGGACGGCGAATCTTGGGTTTGCCAGAATTGGGCCGTTGGATTCGAGGCTCCATGTCTGGTGCTCTTGTCGGTCATGATCCTTGAGCGAGCCCGGGACAGAGCGCCGGTGAAGGAAGTCTTGGCGTTTCTACCGGACCTGTTGGATTCCATCTTCCCTGCGCAGGAGGAACGGGCGGTGGAGACCTTGCATGGGCAGGTGGAGTACACCTCCACCCAGGTGGAGTCGTTTCCCCAGGAAAACCGTCCGCTCCAGGGCGCCGAGCGCCAATGGATCCGCGAACAGGAGGAAGCGGGCAGGAAGGTGGCGTCCAGGTACGCCCCGGTCTTCGAGAACACGACGATCACCACCGACCTGCTGGACGAGGTGTTCGCCGCCTGGTCGAGCGATCCTTCGCCCGAACGGCCGGATGCGGACCGGGTGGCCGAAGGCCTCGGGGTCCTGTTCGGACAGAATCTGGCATCAAGCCTGGGCATGGAGTGGGTGAAGGTGGAGGATGCGCAGGGATCCGATTTCGGCGTCCGACTCGTTGGTTACGAGTTGATCTCGTTTCCGATCGCCGCGGTCCACAAGAGGATCGCATCGGGTGAAGTCGGGTTCTTCACGAACGTCCACGAGGTGATCCGCAGCATGATCGACAACAAGGAAGAGTACAAGCAAGGCTGA